Within the Hevea brasiliensis isolate MT/VB/25A 57/8 chromosome 2, ASM3005281v1, whole genome shotgun sequence genome, the region ATTATATAACTTATTTTAGTTTAGTTTGTTACTATTTGTTAGGTAGCTCAGTTATAGTTCAGTTAGTTTAGTTGAGAAGTTGTTATTTTTCGCTACTCTAGTTGGTTAGCTTAACTTTTTATATATAAGACTTTGAGCTCAGCTCCTTAATTCAATTAATTCAGTTTTCTCTTCCATACAAATCTAATACTTACCCTTTTCTCCATCTATCTATATATCTATCTAGATGTGGGTCCGGTTTGATTCCGGATTGAAACTGGTTTGATAGTTTCAATTTGAAGGGTTGAGAGCTTGGAATCGAACAAAGAAGTCTGATTAGTTTTGATCTCAATTCTATTTTCTAGTCTGATTTCAATTTGATTAAGTTCAATTCTGATTCAGTTTATTTGGTTTGATCAAATtcaatgataaaataaattttaatcttttattttctaaaaattgaaaaatctagTTTTGATTAAAATCAAACTGAACCAAACTAAAATTCATCCAATCTAATTTCGACTTAATTCAatacaattttaataaaatttgaatttaattgattttCGACCTAATTTAAATCCTTTTTGGTATGATTCCAATTAAATTCAGACGAAGCCTATGTCTAAAGCCTACAGTAAATTTGATAATGGCAGGCTGACATTATAAAGCCTACAGTAAATGGGGTATTGAACATCATGAGATCCTGCTTGAAGGCAAAAACCATCAGAAGGTTCATCTACACCTCGACCACAGGAACTGTTACCGTCCAACCGCCACCTCCGCCGCCGGAGTATGATGAGAGCTTTTGGACTGATGTTGATTTTTGCCATGCAGAGAAGATGCCTGGATGGGTTAGCATTTTCCTTCttcatttaattaatcaattagcatataaataaaaaattatcgtGCATACAACGATTTAATTTTAATAGtcagatcataaatttcatatGAATTTCATTATTATCGACTATTAGAGTACATTCTTGTTGTTTTTGTAGTCATATTTTGTTGCAAAAACAAAAGCTGAGAAAGCAGCATGGGAATTTGCCAAGGAAAATGGCATAAATCTCGTCACTGTTCATCCATCTGTGGTGGTGGGTCCATTTCTTACTCCTTCAAAGCCTTTCAGTATCGACTTAGGATTGGCTTTGATCACAAGTATGTATAATCATTGTTAATTTAGTGTTAATTATGTTATCATTAATTGCTAAGTCCAATGCTAATTAATTTCAAGTATAATTGGCAATATCGTAGGAAATGAAGCACTTTACAAGATGATAGCTACAGGACAAGCAGTGCATTTGGAAGATGCGTGCAGCGCTCATATATTCCTGTTTGAACATCCAGAAGCAAATGGGAGATATATATGCTCCAATCATAGTTTTACAATAGTGGATTTGGCAAAATCACTTAGCCAAAAGTATCCTGAGTATAATGTTCCTACCAAGTAAGTATCAAGATCTCATAATCTTGAAGATTAACTTTTCATTTCAGTATCACTGAATTAAAATTCATTGAGTAAATTCTTGCATTATTATATAAACTGTCGGATAGACTTaaaaatcatttttaattaatgatGCAGATTTGAGGGTATTGATGAATCTCTGAAAGCTATTTCTTGCTCATCAAAGAAGCTATTGGACTTAGGATTCACATTCAAATTTGAGTCTACCAAATATGATGTGGGAGATTTATATGCAGAAGCTTTTGAATTTTGCAGAGAGAAGGGGATTATGCCACAGCCATAGGGCTAGCAAAGCTAATGCACAAGGAAGGGATTCCATTTCAAGGCCTTTGATAATGTTTAATTATGAGATAGACTTAAAAATTTAGTTTAATTCTATCAATTCAGTCAAAAACTACATTGCTTTGCTTACTTATGaattaaaatttctattttttcttttaaaattccCATTGAAAACATTTTAACCTCTATAATGAGTTTTCTCGACACGTGCAGGATTAG harbors:
- the LOC110638080 gene encoding bifunctional dihydroflavonol 4-reductase/flavanone 4-reductase isoform X2, with protein sequence MEGEIVCVTGASGFIGSWLVMRLLEQGYFVRATVRDPENMNKVKHLLDLPKASTHLSLWRGELVEEGSFDDVIQGCTGVFHVATPMDFSVDRDPEADIIKPTVNGVLNIMRSCLKAKTIRRFIYTSTTGTVTVQPPPPPPEYDESFWTDVDFCHAEKMPGWSYFVAKTKAEKAAWEFAKENGINLVTVHPSVVVGPFLTPSKPFSIDLGLALITRNEALYKMIATGQAVHLEDACSAHIFLFEHPEANGRYICSNHSFTIVDLAKSLSQKYPEYNVPTKFEGIDESLKAISCSSKKLLDLGFTFKFESTKYDVGDLYAEAFEFCREKGIMPQP